The Castanea sativa cultivar Marrone di Chiusa Pesio chromosome 11, ASM4071231v1 genome contains a region encoding:
- the LOC142617727 gene encoding protein NRT1/ PTR FAMILY 7.3-like isoform X1, protein MACLNVCSNKDAVDGKIKQGQETCTLDGTVDWHGRPAIRERSGTWVAGILILVNQGLATLAFFGVGVNLVLFLTRVLGQDNADAANNVSKWTGTVYLFSLLGAFLSESYWGRYKTCAIFQAIFVIGLISLSLSSYMFLLKPKGCGSDQSHCGSHSSFEIALFYFSTYLIALGNGGYQPNIATFGADQFDEEDRKEGYSKISFFSYFYLALNLGSLFSNTILGYFENEGMWALGFWASAGSATLALVLFLCGTPRYRHFEPKGNPLSRFSQVLVAATRKWKVEMMPSGEDLFELEEKEISKNGDRKMIHTQGFKFFDRAAVITSKEFNQIDKDARDPWHLCTVTQVEEVKCILRLLPIWLCTIMYSVVFTQMASLFVEQGAAMKTTISTFHIPPASMTSFDILSVAAVIFIYRRVLDPLFASTTKNAKGLTELQRMGIGLVIAILAMIAAGVVEYFRLKYATTECAQCEGSSSLSIFWQIPQYVLIGASEVFMYVGQLEFFNNQAPDGLKSFGSALYTTSMSLGNYVSSLLVTIVMRISIRGEMPGWIPSNLNKGHLDRFYFLLAALTMADLIVYIACAKSYKYIKFEGKSGIKEGNELELRV, encoded by the exons ATGGCTTGCTTAAATGTCTGCAGCAACAAG GATGCCGTGGATGGGAAGATCAAACAGGGGCAAGAGACTTGTACGCTTGATGGAACTGTAGATTGGCATGGCCGCCCTGCAATTAGAGAGAGATCTGGAACTTGGGTTGCTGGAATTTTGATCCTAG TGAATCAAGGGCTGGCTACATTGGCATTCTTCGGAGTAGGAGTGaacttggttttgtttttgacaaGAGTGTTGGGTCAAGACAATGCTGATGCAGCTAACAATGTTAGCAAATGGACAGGGACGGTCTACCTATTCTCTCTACTTGGTGCCTTCCTTAGTGAGTCCTACTGGGGGAGGTACAAGACTTGTGCCATCTTCCAAGCTATCTTTGTCATT GGCCTGATATCATTATCGCTATCATCATACATGTTCTTACTCAAGCCTAAAGGCTGTGGTAGTGACCAATCTCATTGTGGATCTCATTCATCCTTCGAGATAGCACTGTTCTACTTTTCCACTTACTTGATTGCCCTAGGGAATGGAGGGTATCAACCAAATATAGCTACATTTGGGGCAGATCAATTTGATGAAGAGGACCGTAAGGAAGGGTACTCAAAAATATCCTTCTTTAGCTACTTTTACCTGGCTTTAAACCTTGGGTCTCTCTTTTCAAACACTATTTTGGGCTATTTTGAGAATGAAGGTATGTGGGCTCTAGGATTTTGGGCTTCAGCTGGCTCTGCCACTCTAGCATTGGTCTTGTTTCTTTGTGGAACCCCAAGGTACAGGCATTTTGAACCAAAAGGCAACCCTCTCTCTCGGTTTAGCCAAGTGTTGGTGGCTGCAACAAGAAAATGGAAAGTTGAGATGATGCCAAGTGGAGAAGATCTGTTTGAGTtagaagaaaaggaaatttcTAAAAATGGGGATAGAAAGATGATCCACACTCAAGGATTCAA ATTCTTCGATAGAGCTGCCGTTATCACCTCAAAGGAATTCAACCAGATTGACAAGGATGCTCGTGATCCATGGCACCTTTGCACTGTGACACAAGTTGAAGAAGTGAAATGCATTTTAAGACTTCTTCCAATTTGGCTATGTACAATAATGTATTCAGTAGTATTCACTCAGATGGCATCTCTCTTTGTGGAACAAGGTGCTGCCATGAAAACCACCATTTCAACCTTCCACATTCCTCCAGCAAGCATGACTAGTTTCGACATTCTCAGCGTAGCGGCTGTCATTTTCATTTACAGGCGGGTTCTTGACCCTCTTTTTGCCTCTACCACAAAAAATGCTAAAGGACTCACAGAGCTTCAGAGGATGGGAATTGGTCTTGTTATAGCAATATTGGCCATGATAGCAGCTGGGGTTGTAGAGTATTTCAGATTAAAATATGCAACAACAGAATGCGCCCAATGTGAAGGGTCTAGTTCCTTGAGCATCTTTTGGCAAATTCCACAGTATGTGCTTATAGGAGCATCTGAGGTTTTCATGTATGTTGGTCAACTAGAATTCTTCAATAACCAAGCTCCCGATGGTTTAAAGAGCTTCGGAAGTGCGCTTTACACGACATCAATGTCACTAGGAAACTATGTAAGTAGTTTGCTAGTGACAATTGTGATGAGAATTTCTATTAGAGGTGAAATGCCTGGTTGGATCCCTAGTAACCTTAACAAAGGTCATCTAGACCGGTTCTACTTCCTCCTAGCAGCTTTGACAATGGCGGATCTAATAGTCTACATTGCATGTGCCAAGTCGTATAAGTATATCAAGTTTGAAGGAAAGAGTGGAATCAAAGAAGGCAATGAGCTTGAGCTTAGAGTATAA
- the LOC142617727 gene encoding protein NRT1/ PTR FAMILY 7.3-like isoform X2 produces MPHVETKMNQGLATLAFFGVGVNLVLFLTRVLGQDNADAANNVSKWTGTVYLFSLLGAFLSESYWGRYKTCAIFQAIFVIGLISLSLSSYMFLLKPKGCGSDQSHCGSHSSFEIALFYFSTYLIALGNGGYQPNIATFGADQFDEEDRKEGYSKISFFSYFYLALNLGSLFSNTILGYFENEGMWALGFWASAGSATLALVLFLCGTPRYRHFEPKGNPLSRFSQVLVAATRKWKVEMMPSGEDLFELEEKEISKNGDRKMIHTQGFKFFDRAAVITSKEFNQIDKDARDPWHLCTVTQVEEVKCILRLLPIWLCTIMYSVVFTQMASLFVEQGAAMKTTISTFHIPPASMTSFDILSVAAVIFIYRRVLDPLFASTTKNAKGLTELQRMGIGLVIAILAMIAAGVVEYFRLKYATTECAQCEGSSSLSIFWQIPQYVLIGASEVFMYVGQLEFFNNQAPDGLKSFGSALYTTSMSLGNYVSSLLVTIVMRISIRGEMPGWIPSNLNKGHLDRFYFLLAALTMADLIVYIACAKSYKYIKFEGKSGIKEGNELELRV; encoded by the exons ATGCCTCATGTGGAAACAAAAA TGAATCAAGGGCTGGCTACATTGGCATTCTTCGGAGTAGGAGTGaacttggttttgtttttgacaaGAGTGTTGGGTCAAGACAATGCTGATGCAGCTAACAATGTTAGCAAATGGACAGGGACGGTCTACCTATTCTCTCTACTTGGTGCCTTCCTTAGTGAGTCCTACTGGGGGAGGTACAAGACTTGTGCCATCTTCCAAGCTATCTTTGTCATT GGCCTGATATCATTATCGCTATCATCATACATGTTCTTACTCAAGCCTAAAGGCTGTGGTAGTGACCAATCTCATTGTGGATCTCATTCATCCTTCGAGATAGCACTGTTCTACTTTTCCACTTACTTGATTGCCCTAGGGAATGGAGGGTATCAACCAAATATAGCTACATTTGGGGCAGATCAATTTGATGAAGAGGACCGTAAGGAAGGGTACTCAAAAATATCCTTCTTTAGCTACTTTTACCTGGCTTTAAACCTTGGGTCTCTCTTTTCAAACACTATTTTGGGCTATTTTGAGAATGAAGGTATGTGGGCTCTAGGATTTTGGGCTTCAGCTGGCTCTGCCACTCTAGCATTGGTCTTGTTTCTTTGTGGAACCCCAAGGTACAGGCATTTTGAACCAAAAGGCAACCCTCTCTCTCGGTTTAGCCAAGTGTTGGTGGCTGCAACAAGAAAATGGAAAGTTGAGATGATGCCAAGTGGAGAAGATCTGTTTGAGTtagaagaaaaggaaatttcTAAAAATGGGGATAGAAAGATGATCCACACTCAAGGATTCAA ATTCTTCGATAGAGCTGCCGTTATCACCTCAAAGGAATTCAACCAGATTGACAAGGATGCTCGTGATCCATGGCACCTTTGCACTGTGACACAAGTTGAAGAAGTGAAATGCATTTTAAGACTTCTTCCAATTTGGCTATGTACAATAATGTATTCAGTAGTATTCACTCAGATGGCATCTCTCTTTGTGGAACAAGGTGCTGCCATGAAAACCACCATTTCAACCTTCCACATTCCTCCAGCAAGCATGACTAGTTTCGACATTCTCAGCGTAGCGGCTGTCATTTTCATTTACAGGCGGGTTCTTGACCCTCTTTTTGCCTCTACCACAAAAAATGCTAAAGGACTCACAGAGCTTCAGAGGATGGGAATTGGTCTTGTTATAGCAATATTGGCCATGATAGCAGCTGGGGTTGTAGAGTATTTCAGATTAAAATATGCAACAACAGAATGCGCCCAATGTGAAGGGTCTAGTTCCTTGAGCATCTTTTGGCAAATTCCACAGTATGTGCTTATAGGAGCATCTGAGGTTTTCATGTATGTTGGTCAACTAGAATTCTTCAATAACCAAGCTCCCGATGGTTTAAAGAGCTTCGGAAGTGCGCTTTACACGACATCAATGTCACTAGGAAACTATGTAAGTAGTTTGCTAGTGACAATTGTGATGAGAATTTCTATTAGAGGTGAAATGCCTGGTTGGATCCCTAGTAACCTTAACAAAGGTCATCTAGACCGGTTCTACTTCCTCCTAGCAGCTTTGACAATGGCGGATCTAATAGTCTACATTGCATGTGCCAAGTCGTATAAGTATATCAAGTTTGAAGGAAAGAGTGGAATCAAAGAAGGCAATGAGCTTGAGCTTAGAGTATAA